The following are from one region of the Sorghum bicolor cultivar BTx623 chromosome 2, Sorghum_bicolor_NCBIv3, whole genome shotgun sequence genome:
- the LOC8083224 gene encoding uncharacterized protein LOC8083224 — MACVNMYNPEHHQHQSAPSFMAPRMSFSSDFAVEPPPPAAARGGAAAPGDADFEFSVGSHPMMAADQLFSKGRLLPLREAPHQAGASGRPVTLRDELRADERHGRVPRAPNIRWKELLGLKKAPKKQAAAADAAAGTSTDAHMDLGGQQG, encoded by the exons ATGGCATGTGTTAACATGTACAATCCAGAGCATCACCAGCACCAGTCCGCGCCGTCCTTCATGGCGCCGCGGATGTCCTTCTCCAGCGACTTCGCGGTGGAGCCGCCGCCCCCGGCCGCCGCGCGCGGGGGCGCGGCGGCGCCCGGGGACGCCGACTTCGAGTTCTCCGTCGGCAGCCACCCGATGATGGCCGCCGACCAGCTCTTCTCCAAGGGCCGCCTCCTGCCGCTCAGGGAGGCGCCGCATCAGGCCGGCGCCAGCGGGCGGCCCGTGACGCTCCGCGACGAGCTGCGCGCCGACGAGCGCCACGGCCGCGTGCCCCGCGCGCCCAACATCCGGTGGAAGGAGCTGCTCGGGCTCAAGAAGGCGCCCAAGAagcaggccgccgccgccgacgctgcCGCCGGCACGTCCACCGACGCCCATATG GATCTTGGAGGCCAGCAGGGATGA
- the LOC8083225 gene encoding probable BRI1 kinase inhibitor 1 — MHPPFPTPAVHLTLSPTRTRAGAGAEANPTAALKAMEDTPQSSRARPPQLLSKPKPNPPSSPPPPPPISGSATTSPASHDDFSFPSPFGSHHLRPLSMSRAPVGRVGSDLSHLNHARANHRHHATTSNGGGISSSSKDRDRDSKVKNKASPFFSGLAAAWRKESSGGGGDVVTGKQQAAEEKRKDRAKQRALDVGQWVKRHMASMVEQLRASLFSRHQSERERREHQRRRPHSFSGHGPGAVREMRERERWRRRRVQLSSAPASLRVSPANSGHLSVGGSVKVSTSSEESTMEELQSAIEAAIAHCKNSISVAKQTAAAAAGDDTSKLE, encoded by the coding sequence ATGCATCCGCCCTTCCCCACACCAGCTGTCCACCTAACATTGTCACCCACACGTACGCGCGCGGGGGCGGGCGCGGAAGCTAACCCTACCGCGGCGctcaaagccatggaggacacaCCGCAGTCATCACGCGCACGTCCACCTCAACTGCTgtccaagccaaagccaaacccaCCTTCGTCCCCTCCCCCACCGCCGCCCATCTCCGGCTCCGCCACCACCTCCCCCGCCTCCCACGACGACTTCTCCTTCCCCTCTCCCTTCGGCAGCCACCACCTGCGCCCGCTCTCCATGTCCCGCGCCCCCGTCGGCCGCGTCGGCAGCGACCTCAGCCACCTCAACCACGCCAGAGCGAACCATCGTCACCACGCCACCACGAGCAACGGCGGCGGCATCAGTAGCAGCAGCAAGGACAGGGACAGGGATAGTAAGGTCAAGAACAAGGCCTCGCCTTTCTTCTCCGGCCTTGCCGCCGCGTGGAGGAAGgagagcagcggcggcggcggcgacgtggTGACGGGGAAGCAGCAGGCGGCCGAGGAGAAGAGGAAGGATAGGGCCAAGCAGAGGGCGCTGGACGTGGGCCAGTGGGTGAAGCGACACATGGCGTCCATGGTGGAGCAGCTGCGCGCCTCCTTATTCTCCCGGCATCAGTCGGAGAGGGAGAGGCGCGAGCATCAGCGGCGCCGGCCGCACTCGTTCTCGGGCCACGGCCCGGGCGCCGTCAGGGAGATGAGGGAGCGGGAGcggtggaggcggcggcgcgtgCAGCTGTCGTCCGCGCCGGCGTCGCTGCGCGTGTCGCCGGCCAACAGCGGCCACCTCTCCGTTGGCGGGTCGGTGAAGGTGTCCACGTCGTCGGAGGAGAGCACCATGGAGGAGCTGCAGAGCGCCATCGAGGCCGCCATCGCGCACTGCAAGAATTCCATCTCCGTGGCCAagcagacggcggcggcggcggccggggaCGACACCAGCAAGCTTGAGTAA